A genomic segment from Danio aesculapii chromosome 17, fDanAes4.1, whole genome shotgun sequence encodes:
- the c17h14orf28 gene encoding uncharacterized protein C14orf28 homolog, giving the protein MEADFCSLTDTEELQSFITHSERTKTLFEEIRASISSNVEGERSFWRPVLPWGGVFSIRAGRRAIASTPLYVEISLKNTCTIDGFLMLLYVILRDNHSFAREVALFLGKRFVQHFLYLMDSCDYTTVKMLWIWDRMSKRQYRSEIHHTALEIDLFGNEHENFTKNLENLMSTVQESWCSNWSCPSRFQEHLLKTICIRPPHEFPDKGLIQRALDEFFCPRLQLCQELQCEGLREFSTRLFCHGPPPFVILNMQMWSSEELELSYLPYHLELSQQRYSLEGATLFSRDDHHYSAVFQMDGCWLHYDGLRTDNLVLLREPPALLLLSSLVYTRNTHK; this is encoded by the exons ATGGAGGCAGATttctgttcattaacagacacAGAGGAGCTGCAGAGCTTCATAACACACAGCGAGag GACCAAGACTCTGTTTGAGGAGATCCGCGCCTCCATCAGCAGTAATGTGGAGGGCGAGCGCTCCTTCTGGCGGCCCGTGCTGCCCTGGGGCGGTGTGTTCAGCATCCGGGCGGGACGCAGAGCCATCGCCAGCACACCGCTGTATGTGGAGATCAGCCTGAAGAACACCTGCACCATCGACGGCTTCCTCATGCTGCTGTACGTCATCCTGCGGGACAACCACAGCTTCGCCAGagag GTGGCGCTGTTCCTGGGCAAACGCTTCGTGCAGCACTTCCTGTACCTGATGGACTCGTGCGACTACACCACGGTGAAGATGCTGTGGATATGGGACCGCATGTCCAAGCGGCAGTACCGCTCCGAGATCCACCACACGGCGCTGGAGATCGACCTGTTCGGGAACGAGCACGAGAACTTCACCAAGAACCTGGAGAACCTGATGTCCACCGTGCAGGAAAGCTGGTGCTCCAACTGGAGCTGCCCGTCCCGCTTCCAGGAGCACCTGTTAAAAACCATCTGCATcag GCCTCCTCATGAGTTTCCAGATAAAGGCCTGATCCAGCGGGCTCTGGACGAGTTCTTCTGCCCGCGGCTACAGCTCTGCCAGGAGCTCCA atgtgAGGGTCTGCGTGAGTTCAGCACGAGGCTCTTCTGTCACGGTCCTCCACCGTTCGTGATCCTCAACATGCAGATGTGGAGCTCAGAGGAGCTGGAGCTGTCCTACCTGCCCTATCACCTGGAGCTCTCCCAGCAGAG gtactCTCTGGAAGGCGCTACACTCTTCAGCAGGGACGATCATCATTACTCTGCAGTGTTTCAGATGGACGGCTGCTGGCTGCATTATGACGGTCTGCGCACGGATAATCTGGTGCTGCTGCGTGAACCGCCGGCGCTGCTGCTGCTCTCCTCACTCGTCTacaccagaaacacacacaaataa